The Pseudomonadota bacterium region GCGAGTTTAAGCCACGGCAACCAGAAGAATAATTACAGCGGCGCCCAGTCGGACACCCTGCACGGGGCCATGGACCTGATCTGGATTCCTGCCCCTGATCTTAATTTATTTCTCAAATACCGGCATCAGGAGCTGGAAACCGACAATCCCGATTCGGTAACGCTTCAAGGTCTGACGACCACCAATATCTATCCTTCCGTCAGAGATTCCGTTTCATCAATAAAAGATTCAATTGCAATTTCGGCCAGATACAAACCACTTCGAAAAGTAACCCTTTTGTCGACCTATGAGCTGATCAGCCTGGAGAGAAAAAATATCGACGACTGGCAGGTCCTGCCTGAACGCACCGACATCAACAGCATCAAACTGGCTGCTGACACCAGGCCATTCACCAATCTGAAACTGAAGGCAGCCTTCAATTACCTCGATTACGATGATCCTGCTTTAAACACCGAGCCCGACTCATCCAATCAGATCCATCTGCTGGCGACCTATACATATGCGGCCTGGATAACCGCCAATCTCGATTACAAACTCACCAGAACTGAACGGCAACAGGTGCGTTATCTCAACAACGACCCGGCAACCATTGTCGACAATGCGGACAGGGAAACCCGCCAGGATATGATCCTGGGCAGCCTGTCGTTTCTGCTCACTCCGAAAACCAATCTGACTGCAAGCTGGGTACATCTGAAAAACAATCTGGAACAGACCCTGGCGTACGGAAAATGGAACGCCTTGGGAACAGGTGGGGATCTTCCCTATCTTGGAGCTGGAGATCGTTATACCGACACGGCAAACACCTACGGCCTGAACTTGTATTTCAGGGTCAGGAAAGATATTTCCACCACCTTTGAAATCAGCCATACCGACTCGAAAGGCGACTTCGCACCCGGTGCCGCCATGGCGCAGACACCAGTGTCCATAGCCTCTTTTTCCCCCTTGAAAGTATCAGAAACACTTTTTTCCATTGAAAGCACCAAGACTTTTAATAACAACTGGGAAATAGGTATCAGGCTACAGACGAATAACTACAACGACAGGATTGATGACCAGCAGGACGGTGAATTCTACAGCTCGATGATCAGTTTCACGAAGTATTATTAATGCCTTAAAAATCGATTTCTTTTTTTTAACAGGAAATAATTTCGTGAAGACACTTTTCCTCGAATGGTTGGAGCTTTTGGAAGAAAGGTTTACTCATAAGTATATAAATTGTAATGCGTTCAACAGACAACTCAAACATAAATTGCTGCTGTAAAAGCTTTTATACCCCTCTCAAAGGGGTACTGAACAGAGCCCGCCTTTTCCGGACTAGGGCTTTTGTCTTTTCCGTATCATCAATTCGAGTGCAGCCAGGAGATCGTCCAGGGCTGTAGACTGCAATTTATATATTCAGGATATAATTTTGGTATTTATCGATACAATCAAGAAGATGTTTCGCTCTACGGCGGTTTTTACATTTCTTCTGCCCTTTGTTCTGATTTTTCATCTGCCGGCTTTATCGGCAGGGGAAACCAGGATCGGGGTGGTCATGTCCGGCAATGTCCCCTACTACAACGAAATCCACCGGGAGTTGGTCACAACGCTCAACAATGAAATGCCTTCCGGGGAGAAGTTTACGATCATCCTGCAGCGACCCTTCCCGGATCCCATCGCCCTGAGCAATGCGGCGCGGAAACTTATCGCCACCGACGTTGATCTTATCATTGCATACGGTTCCCCGGCCACCCATGCAGTCCTTTTCGAAAAAAGCAACATCCCTGTTGTCTATGCAGGAGTGTATAATCCGGACGGGGAGAATTTTTCCGGCCCTAAGGTTACCGGGTGCGGCTACAAGGTGCCGATTTCCAGCCTTCTCAGGTATCTCAAGAATTTCAAACCGATCACCACTCTGGATGTGATTTACAGCAGCCTTGAAAAAGATTCCGTCCGGCAGACCGAGGAATTGGCCGTTCTGGCCGCTGAGCAGGATATCCGCTTGCAAAAAATCAACATCAGAAGCCGCATGGACATTCAGACGATTTCCCTGCAGGACCGGGGCGATGCCTTTTTCCTCACCGGCAGCGCCGTAGTTTTTTCATACCTTGACGACCTGCTTGCGAAAACCATGGAACTTGAACATCCATTAATAAGCGTTCTGCCTGATCATAAAGAAGAAGGGATCATACTTACTCTCTCACATAATCCCTCAATTCAGGGCAAAAAAGCTGCTGAAATGGCGGCACGAATAATCCGCGGAGAACAGCCCAGTGAAATCAAGCCCGAGGTGTTCAGAAATTCCGAACTGGTATTCAACCTCAGGGAGGCAAAAAAAATGGGACTTACTATTCCTATAAACCTCATTGCAGAAGCCACCAGGGTAATCAAATGATGAAAAACATCATGCTCAGGCGTTCTTTCAGGGTAAAAGTATTCTTCGGCTGTCTTTTCTTAATCGTCTGTCAACTCTTTCAGACAACAAATCTCCAGGCAAAGACCGAAGAACTGGTGATCGGCCTGGAACCGGAACATAATATTTTTGATCAGGTGGCCAGATACAGGGAATTGACGGATTTCCTTTCCGCTGAACTTGGAATCAAGGTCAGATTGACGATTATGAGCCGCTATGGTGAAGTCTTGAAACGGTTTCAGTCAAGGCGACTGGACGGGGCTTTTTTGAACTCCTTTACCGCCAGCCTGGCGATTAAAGAGTTTGACCTGGAACCTGTTGCCCGCGCTGTGAATCTTCAGGGTGACGCAACCACCCGCGGGCTGATTTTCACGAGACGGGACAGCGGCATCAAGACCAGCGGCGACATGAAGGGGAAAAGCATTGTCTTTGTTGACCCTTCCACCACCGAAGGCTATCTTTTCCCCCGGTCCTATTTCAGGCAGCAAGGGTTGCTCGACCTGAAAACAGATTTCAGCCGCTATTTTTTTTCAGGCAGTGACGCATCAGCGATTTTTGCTGTTCTTGACGGCCGGGCAGATATCGGCTCAGCCAAGGATGCAACATTTAACAGACTCACAGAAAAAGATTCGTCCATAAAGAGCGAACTGAGTATTCTTGCTGAATCCCCGGCGTTTCCAGACACAACTCTCTGCCTCAGGAAGGATATTCCCGGAGAACTGAAAAGCAGTCTTTTGTCAACCCTCCTCCAAATGAACCAAACAGAAAAGGGTAAAAAAATTCTCAATAAATTTACAGCCCTCCGCTTTGAACTGGCAGCCTTTTCAGATTTTGAAGAGATCATGAAAATGCAGAAAAGCCTGGATACCAGAATGGAGAAAAAATAACCGCCGGCCATGAAGAAAAAAATTCTCACATTATTCCTGCTGCTGTTCCTGCTTTTTCTTTTAGGAGTGGGCATTACCCTGCGACTGATTTTTCAGACCACCGCGAACCTCAATACCCTGATCACTCTGCACAAGGTTGAGATCATCCGGCAGGAACTGGTCATTAATGTTCAGGAGGTGCAGGCAAATCTGTATACTACCGGCACGATGTTTGGCAAGGAGCTTGACATCATTGCCCACAATGTTCTCGGTCTGCGCGCCGGGGTTGAGCGCTGCGCAGGCTGCCATCACGACCCACCCGTTTCGGACAACATCGAAGAGCTGGGTGAATTGACCAGGCAGTATGAGGAGGCGCTCAGTTATTTCATCACCTCAACTGCTGACAGCGACAGAATTGAAAGGCTGCAGACGGTTGCTGCCGATATCGGTGATACCATTATCGCCAAATCTCAGGAAATGGCATTAAACGCCAATGAGAGCCTCCGAAAGAAAACCCTTGCCGCATCAGCCAAGGTGGAAAAAACCAAGGGTATTCTGGTTGTCACGCTGATTTTTTCTTTTCTGGTGGCACTCGCCATTGCCGTGTACCTGATAAAAATCATCACCCATCCCCTGGCGGAACTGATCAGGGCCACAAGGAAAATCCGCAAAGGGGAGCTTGGCTACACATCTCCCTTCAAGGGCAGTGATGAGTTTCAAGAACTCATCGAATCCTTTAACGATATGAGCCTGGCTCTGAAAAAAAACCACGAAGAAATCCTTTCCCACATGGCCCGGAACCAGACAATCCTGCAAACCTCCATCGACGGGTTTCTGCTTTTTGATGAAGTCGGGAAAATCCTGGATGCCAATCCGGCCTTCTGTAAAATGATGGGTTACTCAAAAGAAAAACTGTTGCGCCTGAGGGTTTCAGATATCGAAGGTTTTGAAGAAAAATTTGTGTCGGCGAATACTCTCAACCGGATTAAAGAAAAAGAATCACTGGTGTTTCAGGTTGAGCAGAAGAAAAAGACCGGGAAAAACCTCTCTTTCGAGATAAGCGCGACCTTTACAGAGATGGGAGAGAAGGGGTATTTCTTCTGTTTTATCAGGAATATCACAGAACGGAAGAACATTGAAGAAGAACTTTCAAAAATACAAAGGCTTGAATCCATTGGTGTGCTTGCCGGAGGAGTGGCCCATGATTTCAATAATATGCTCACCGGAATTCTTGGAAACATCGACCTCGCCCTGCTGAAGATCAATTCGCCGGAAACTGTTGCCGACAAACTCATGAGCGCCAAAAAAGCTGTGAGAATTGCCATGAATCTTACCCTGCAATTGCTCACCTTTTCCAAGGGTGGAGAACCGATCAAACAGACGGTGAACATTGCCAGGCTCCTGGAAGAAGCCACCACATTTATTTTGAGTGGTCTGAATGCCAAGTGCACCTTTGAAATCCCGGAAAATCTCTATCCGGCCAAACTTGACAGGGGGCAGATCAGTCAGGTTGTCCAGAATATTGCTTTAAATGCCGCTCAGGCGATGCCTGACGGAGGAATAATCAAGGTCGTTGCAGAAAACGTAACCCTTGCCGAGAACGAGGTCTGGCCGCTTCCGGAGGGAGATTACGTGAAAACGTCTATTATCGATCAGGGTAAAGGGATCAGTGCAGAACATATCGCCAGGATATTTGACCCGTTTTTTACCACCAAAATCACCGGCAACGGCCTCGGGCTGACCATCTGCCATTCCATTATCAAAAAACATGCCGGGCATCTGATAGTCACATCCGAACCCGGCGTTGGCTCATCTTTTATTTTTTATCTCCCGGCTCTGAAAAAGGCTCTTCTCCCCGACGAAGAATCATCAATTAGTCAATTGATTCCCGGCGCAGGGAAAATACTGTTGATGGATGACGATGAGGAAATTCTGCTGGTCGTGACATCGATGCTCAAACATCTTGGATACAATGCGGAATGCGCCCGTGACGGCGGTGAAACCATTAAAATGTATGAAGATGCACGGAAAAGCGGTCAGCCATATGATGCCATTATCATGGATTTGACCATCCCCGGCGGCATGGGGGGCAAGGAAGCCATGAACAAACTGTTACAGATTGATCCGAAGGTGAAAGCCCTTGTCTCAAGCGGCTATTCCAATGACCCTATAATGGCTGACTACAGAAATCACGGTTTCAGCGGCGTTATTCCAAAGCCCTATGCAACCGGCCAACTCAGCTCGGCTCTGCATAAATTACTTAAGTCAACGACTATCGACTGAAGTCGAGAGCGTGATCCACAAAGCTCAAAGCTGACCGTCTGAGGACGGTGTTTATACCCTTGACTTGAGACTAATAAATCAACAACTGCATACCATTCAGGGACCGGAGTAATTTTATCGGAGCTCCGCCCTGCCCCGGCTTGTTTGTCTTATTCAGGTAAATCTCTGATTTTTCAGGCATTGCTGGTCTGCAACTCCGCTGCGGTTTTGCGTTCTTGTTCAATTGCTGATTTTCAACCTGTCGCACTCAAATTTTTTGGCCGTCCTCCAGATTGACTGTTCGATTTCCATACTGATAAAAAAACAACTTTGCGTTACTAGAACTCATGGTAATTATTTTGAAAAAATTACCGTGCCCGTACGTCATCGACCATGCTATTGGAACAGCAATGCCGCGCTCAGCAGCACCACCAGGGTGATAGCGGAATAGAGCAGATAGATGCCGATGACACCGTGATGCAGGGCCCGTCTGATTTGTACCGAAATTCCGGCAGCGACGGTGATGACCGGGATCAACAGGAGGTCCAGCACCACATCTGGGGTGTGAGAGCGAAAAAAGCTTGTCCCGGAAAAAAGCCTCTCTGGCCTGTGTTCTTTAAACACTGTCAAGAGAATTCCGCGCAGCAGATTCATGATCAATTCGGCAAATGATGAGGTAGAGTAGCGGGCCCGTGGCAGGGCGTTGGAATAGCCGCAACCCCAGGTCGGAACCTGCGGGGAGCTCCGTCCGCCTTTTCGTCGGGCCAGGAGGAACAATAACGCCGGAACCAGAACAAGTAACGCCGTCAGACTGATGGCGCGGACCGGAACCAGGACAGCAGAATGAAAGTCCTGCGTTGTGCTTCCGATGAACCAGGCCACGCCGCCTGCCAGAAACGGCAGCACACTGAAAGGAGCGATTCCGATCCAGAGACAGGCTGCAAGCAGCAATCCCATGGCGGTAAGCATTGTTGCCGGGGCTTCATGAATATTTTTCCACTCCGGGCGAATATTGCCAAGAAAAGTGAGGCCGAAAACCTTGGCGAAACAGAGCAGTGCCAGCCCGCCGACCATTGCCAGTCCGGGAACCGCGACCAGGACGGCGAGCAGTGGCTCCCCACCCGGCTGGGTAGCAGCCTGCAGCAGGCCGAAGTAGATGAGCCACTCACTCACGAAGCCGTTCAGTGGGGGCAGGCCGCAAATGGCGACAGCCCCGCCAAGAAAGAAAAAGCCGGTGAAGGGCATGACTTTGAACAGCCCGCCGTAGGCCGCCATCTGACGTGTTCCAGTGGCGTTAATGACTGATCCGGCGCTCATGAAAAGCAGTGCCTTGAACAGGCCATGGTTGATCACATGGAGGAGCGCACCGGCCATACCGAGGACGGCAAGCGCAACGAACCCGTGGTGTTTTCCAACCATGGCTGCACCGATACCTATAAGGATGATGCCGATATTCTCAATGCTGTGATAGGCAAGGAGTTTCTTTATGTCGTGCTGGGCTATGGCAAATGCCACTCCGAGAATGCCTGAAATCAGTCCAAGGATAAGAACGAGCCAACCCCACCATTGAGGCTGGGCCTGAAACATCCCGGTGATCCGCAGAATCCCGTAGATCCCGGTCTTGATCATGACACCGGACATAAGGGCTGAAACGTGGCTGGGCGCGGCTGCATGTGCCCCAGGCAGCCAGATGTGCAACGGCATGATCCCTGCCTTGAAACCGAAACCGAACATTGCCAGCAGGAAAACAGTATTGGCGAAACCAGTTGATACACCGACAAGGGAGCTGACCGCGGGCAGACTGTACAGGCAGGCATTTTCGCCCAGCAGAGCGAACAGAGCGAACAGCACCAGGGTTCCGGCATGAGTGGCTGCCAGAAATATGAAACCTGCCTGGTGTGCATCCCCGTCTTCCCGTTCCGTGACCACCAGAAAGTATCCGGTGAGTGCCATAATTTCCCAGCAGATCAGAAAAACAAGACCGTTGCCGGCGGTGAGAACTCCGCCGATGGCGGCTACCATAAGTGGGTAGAAAAAACGAATCCAGCGGCCGTAGCGACGACCGCCGGCGATTGGCCAGTAGCCGCTGCCGTAGATCAGCCCGGCCCCACCGATGAAATAAGCCGGCAGCATGAAGACAGCGGCCAGACCATCGATTGTGAAATTAATTACAACGCCGCAACCCGGCCAGGGCACCATCATTGTAGCCGTTTCGGGACGGAGCAGACAAATGACAACGGCACTGATGCCGGCGATGCTGCCAGCAAGTCCGACGGCCAGGGACATACGATCTATAAACCGTGATCCATTGGGGCAGAATGGAGCGCTGAACCCCGAGAGAACGAGAAGAATGGTTGCGAGAATGAAGAGCGTCATAGAGTCGCCTTTATCCTGTCCCGTCGGGGCTGGTGATCAACCGTTCCGGATTGTGGCACAGTGTTGTTCCAAGGATACTGCTATGTTTGCTCAGGGATCCCATGATCATCACCGCCGTCGGTCCAGGAGGCGCAGCAGGCCGTCAAGGGTGGTGTAGGGATGAGGCGGGCAGCCGGGAATATAAAGGTCCACCGGCAGGAATTTATTCAGTCCGTCAAGTACCTCCGGGCTGCTCTGGAAAGGCCCTCCTGCGATTGCACAGGCCCCAGCGGCAATAACGATTTTTGGTTCGGGCACCGCCTCATAGGTGGCCAGGAGGGCGTCATGCATGTTCCGCGAAACCGGTCCGGTGACCAGAATCCCGTCGGCGTGTCGGGGTGATGCGACGAACTGGATGCCGAATCTGCTGAGATCGAAAACCAGGGTGCCGAGTACGTTAATGTCGGCCTCGCAGCCGTTGCAGCCGCCGGCTGAGACCTGGCGGAGTTTGAGGGAGCGTTTGAACATGGAAAGCATGCGCCCTTGGAGAGCGGTGGCCAGTTTGATCTCCGTACGGTCCATGAGTAGATCCTGCCTCCGACGGACCGCCAGCCGGTAATCGCTGCCAAAAGTAAGAGCCCCGTGGGGACAGACTGGACAATCCGCGCAGAACAGGCAGCGGCCCAGATCAACCACCGGTCTGCCGTTCGGACGGAATAAGGCCCCGAACGGGCAGCGGCCATCGCATTCAGTGCAACCAGGGGGGCATTTTTCCGGCATTACCACCGGCCGGCCGCGGAATCGACTGGGCAGCTCCGGTTCGCTTTGTGGAAAAGAGCTGGTTCGGTAACCCTGTCTTATACGTTCACGGATGATTCGCAGCACAGTTTCTCCCTATAAATCAAATCCACAGTAGGAAAGATTGAAGCTCTTGTTGCAGAGCGGAAAGTCGGATATCTGTTCGTTTCGCAAGGCCATTGCCAGACCGCTCCAGTTGAAGAAGGAAGGGTCGACGATCTTATAGCGGCTGAAGTGGCCGGTGTCGTCCGTGATGGCCACGTGGGTTATGGCGCCGCGCCAACCTTCGGTCATGCCAAAGGCCATTGCGCCAGGCTGCAATCCCTCAAGGGGAGTGGTCAGCGGCCCAACCGGCAGGGCGTCGAGATTTGTCTTGAGATATTCCAGTGAATATTCGATCTCCCGCTGCCGGACCCTTGCCCGGGCATATACATCACCGCTGGTTTCGACAATCTCCTGGACAGCCTGACCGCCCGGCGCGACCATGTGACGACGGCAGTCGCAA contains the following coding sequences:
- a CDS encoding phosphate/phosphite/phosphonate ABC transporter substrate-binding protein, producing the protein MMKNIMLRRSFRVKVFFGCLFLIVCQLFQTTNLQAKTEELVIGLEPEHNIFDQVARYRELTDFLSAELGIKVRLTIMSRYGEVLKRFQSRRLDGAFLNSFTASLAIKEFDLEPVARAVNLQGDATTRGLIFTRRDSGIKTSGDMKGKSIVFVDPSTTEGYLFPRSYFRQQGLLDLKTDFSRYFFSGSDASAIFAVLDGRADIGSAKDATFNRLTEKDSSIKSELSILAESPAFPDTTLCLRKDIPGELKSSLLSTLLQMNQTEKGKKILNKFTALRFELAAFSDFEEIMKMQKSLDTRMEKK
- a CDS encoding PAS domain S-box protein, whose product is MKKKILTLFLLLFLLFLLGVGITLRLIFQTTANLNTLITLHKVEIIRQELVINVQEVQANLYTTGTMFGKELDIIAHNVLGLRAGVERCAGCHHDPPVSDNIEELGELTRQYEEALSYFITSTADSDRIERLQTVAADIGDTIIAKSQEMALNANESLRKKTLAASAKVEKTKGILVVTLIFSFLVALAIAVYLIKIITHPLAELIRATRKIRKGELGYTSPFKGSDEFQELIESFNDMSLALKKNHEEILSHMARNQTILQTSIDGFLLFDEVGKILDANPAFCKMMGYSKEKLLRLRVSDIEGFEEKFVSANTLNRIKEKESLVFQVEQKKKTGKNLSFEISATFTEMGEKGYFFCFIRNITERKNIEEELSKIQRLESIGVLAGGVAHDFNNMLTGILGNIDLALLKINSPETVADKLMSAKKAVRIAMNLTLQLLTFSKGGEPIKQTVNIARLLEEATTFILSGLNAKCTFEIPENLYPAKLDRGQISQVVQNIALNAAQAMPDGGIIKVVAENVTLAENEVWPLPEGDYVKTSIIDQGKGISAEHIARIFDPFFTTKITGNGLGLTICHSIIKKHAGHLIVTSEPGVGSSFIFYLPALKKALLPDEESSISQLIPGAGKILLMDDDEEILLVVTSMLKHLGYNAECARDGGETIKMYEDARKSGQPYDAIIMDLTIPGGMGGKEAMNKLLQIDPKVKALVSSGYSNDPIMADYRNHGFSGVIPKPYATGQLSSALHKLLKSTTID
- a CDS encoding MtrB/PioB family outer membrane beta-barrel protein, yielding ASLSHGNQKNNYSGAQSDTLHGAMDLIWIPAPDLNLFLKYRHQELETDNPDSVTLQGLTTTNIYPSVRDSVSSIKDSIAISARYKPLRKVTLLSTYELISLERKNIDDWQVLPERTDINSIKLAADTRPFTNLKLKAAFNYLDYDDPALNTEPDSSNQIHLLATYTYAAWITANLDYKLTRTERQQVRYLNNDPATIVDNADRETRQDMILGSLSFLLTPKTNLTASWVHLKNNLEQTLAYGKWNALGTGGDLPYLGAGDRYTDTANTYGLNLYFRVRKDISTTFEISHTDSKGDFAPGAAMAQTPVSIASFSPLKVSETLFSIESTKTFNNNWEIGIRLQTNNYNDRIDDQQDGEFYSSMISFTKYY
- the nuoB gene encoding NADH-quinone oxidoreductase subunit NuoB; protein product: MLRIIRERIRQGYRTSSFPQSEPELPSRFRGRPVVMPEKCPPGCTECDGRCPFGALFRPNGRPVVDLGRCLFCADCPVCPHGALTFGSDYRLAVRRRQDLLMDRTEIKLATALQGRMLSMFKRSLKLRQVSAGGCNGCEADINVLGTLVFDLSRFGIQFVASPRHADGILVTGPVSRNMHDALLATYEAVPEPKIVIAAGACAIAGGPFQSSPEVLDGLNKFLPVDLYIPGCPPHPYTTLDGLLRLLDRRR
- a CDS encoding ABC transporter substrate-binding protein yields the protein MVFIDTIKKMFRSTAVFTFLLPFVLIFHLPALSAGETRIGVVMSGNVPYYNEIHRELVTTLNNEMPSGEKFTIILQRPFPDPIALSNAARKLIATDVDLIIAYGSPATHAVLFEKSNIPVVYAGVYNPDGENFSGPKVTGCGYKVPISSLLRYLKNFKPITTLDVIYSSLEKDSVRQTEELAVLAAEQDIRLQKINIRSRMDIQTISLQDRGDAFFLTGSAVVFSYLDDLLAKTMELEHPLISVLPDHKEEGIILTLSHNPSIQGKKAAEMAARIIRGEQPSEIKPEVFRNSELVFNLREAKKMGLTIPINLIAEATRVIK
- a CDS encoding hydrogenase; the protein is MTLFILATILLVLSGFSAPFCPNGSRFIDRMSLAVGLAGSIAGISAVVICLLRPETATMMVPWPGCGVVINFTIDGLAAVFMLPAYFIGGAGLIYGSGYWPIAGGRRYGRWIRFFYPLMVAAIGGVLTAGNGLVFLICWEIMALTGYFLVVTEREDGDAHQAGFIFLAATHAGTLVLFALFALLGENACLYSLPAVSSLVGVSTGFANTVFLLAMFGFGFKAGIMPLHIWLPGAHAAAPSHVSALMSGVMIKTGIYGILRITGMFQAQPQWWGWLVLILGLISGILGVAFAIAQHDIKKLLAYHSIENIGIILIGIGAAMVGKHHGFVALAVLGMAGALLHVINHGLFKALLFMSAGSVINATGTRQMAAYGGLFKVMPFTGFFFLGGAVAICGLPPLNGFVSEWLIYFGLLQAATQPGGEPLLAVLVAVPGLAMVGGLALLCFAKVFGLTFLGNIRPEWKNIHEAPATMLTAMGLLLAACLWIGIAPFSVLPFLAGGVAWFIGSTTQDFHSAVLVPVRAISLTALLVLVPALLFLLARRKGGRSSPQVPTWGCGYSNALPRARYSTSSFAELIMNLLRGILLTVFKEHRPERLFSGTSFFRSHTPDVVLDLLLIPVITVAAGISVQIRRALHHGVIGIYLLYSAITLVVLLSAALLFQ